The following coding sequences are from one Neurospora crassa OR74A linkage group I, whole genome shotgun sequence window:
- a CDS encoding ATP-dependent RNA helicase, with protein sequence MSAEEDLIDYSDDELNNDSAAPTNGKKAEAVPAGQTVDTKKGSYVGIHSTGFRDFLLKPELLRAIADCGFEHPSEVQQTCIPQAMLGGDIICQAKSGLGKTAVFVLTTLQQVEPVAGECSVLVMCHTRELAFQIRNEYNRFSKYMPDIKTGVFYGGTPIQKDAEVLKNKETHPHIIVGTPGRLNALVRDKHLRLGSVRMFVLDECDKMLDQIDMRRDVQEIFRATPQQKQVMMFSATLSDEIKPICRKFMQNPTEHYVDEDTKLTLHGLQQYYIPLEEREKNRKLNELLDELQFNQVIIFVKSTLRATELDKLLRECNFPSIAVHSGVSQEERIRRYKEFKEFNKRICVATDVFGRGIDIERINLAINYDLPADADSYLHRVGRAGRFGTKGLAISFVTTDQDKEVLKAIEKRFEVALPEFPKEGIDASTYMAS encoded by the exons ATGTCCGCCGAGGAAGATCTCATCGACTACTCTGACGACGAGCTCAACAACGACTCCGCCGCTCCCACCAACggcaagaaggccgaggCTGTCCCCGCCGGCCAGACTGTCGACACCAAGAAGGGCTCCTATGTCGGCATCCACTCGACTGGCTTCCGCGACTTTCTGCTGAAGCCCGAACTTCTTCGCGCCATTGCCGATTGCGGCTTCGAGCATCCCTCGGAGG TTCAGCAGACATGTATCCCCCAGGCCATGCTTGGTGGTGATATCATCTGCCAAGCCAAGTCCGGTCTCGGTAAGACGGCTGTCTTCGTCCTTACCACTCTTCAGCAAGTTGAGCCCGTCGCCGGCGAGTGCTCTGTCCTCGTCATGTGCCACACTCGTGAGCTCGCTTTCCAGATCCGCAACGAGTACAACCGCTTCAGCAAGTACATGCCCGACATCAAGACCGGCGTCTTCTACGGTGGTACTCCCATCCAGAAGGATGCCGAGGTTCTCAAGAACAAGGAGACCCATCCCCACATCATCGTCGGTACTCCCGGTCGTCTCAACGCCCTGGTGCGCGACAAGCACCTCCGTCTCGGAAGCGTCCGCATGTTCGTTCTCGATGAGTGCGACAAGATGCTCGACCAGATCG ACATGCGCCGCGACGTTCAGGAGATTTTCCGCGCCACTCCCCAGCAGAAGCAGGTCATGATGTTCTCCGCTACCCTGTCGGACGAGATCAAGCCTATCTGCCGCAAGTTCATGCAGAACCCTACCGAGCACTACGTTGACGAAGACACCAAATTGACCCTTCACGGTCTTCAGCAATACTACATTCCTCTTGAGGAGCGCGAGAAGAACCGCAAGCTCAACGAGCTTCTCGACGAGCTGCAGTTCAACCAggtcatcatcttcgtcaaGAGCACTCTCCGTGCTACCGAGCTGGACAAGCTTTTGCGCGAGTGTAACTTCCCTTCGATCGCTGTCCACTCCGGTGTGAGCCAGGAGGAGCG TATCCGTCGTTACAAGGAATTCAAGGAATTCAACAAGCGTATCTGCGTCGCCACTGACGTCTTTGGTCGTGGTATCGATATCGAACGCATCAACCTCGCCATCAACTACGATCTCCCCGCCGATGCCGACTCTTACCTCCATCGTGTCGGTCGTGCTGGTCGTTTCGGTACCAAGGGTCTTGCCATCTCCTTCGTTACCACTGACCAGGACAAGGAGGTCCTCAAGGCTATTGAGAAGCGCTTCGAGGTTGCTCTTCC TGAGTTCCCCAAGGAAGGTATCGATGCCTCCACCTACATGGCTTCCTAA